In Pseudomonas nunensis, a single window of DNA contains:
- a CDS encoding TetR/AcrR family transcriptional regulator has product MNRAMAQEGAAGIATAVAESVQYQGRKASRQGSEQRRQDILDAAMRIVVRDGVRAVRHRAVAAEAGVPLSATTYYFKDIDDLLTDTFAQYVERSAAYMGKLWASNEGLLREMVVSGDGTPESRSQLADDIARLMADYVHRQLINRREHLMAEQAFRQEALLNPRLALLVRSHQQILLQGTCQLFEVLGSREPQQDAKVLTAIIGRMEYQGLLNDAEPATEAEMLGILTRYMHLVLASV; this is encoded by the coding sequence GTGAATCGTGCAATGGCTCAAGAAGGTGCAGCGGGTATCGCCACTGCGGTCGCTGAAAGTGTTCAGTACCAGGGCCGCAAGGCCAGCCGACAGGGCAGCGAACAGCGTCGACAGGACATTCTCGATGCGGCCATGCGCATTGTCGTGCGCGATGGCGTGCGGGCCGTGCGTCACCGTGCGGTGGCGGCAGAGGCCGGTGTGCCGTTGTCGGCCACCACTTACTATTTCAAGGATATCGATGATCTGCTCACCGATACCTTCGCCCAATACGTGGAGCGCAGCGCCGCTTACATGGGCAAGCTGTGGGCCAGCAACGAAGGCCTGCTGCGCGAAATGGTCGTCAGCGGCGATGGCACTCCGGAGTCTCGCTCGCAGTTGGCCGATGATATTGCGCGGCTGATGGCGGACTATGTGCACCGGCAGTTGATCAATCGTCGTGAGCACTTGATGGCCGAGCAAGCCTTCCGCCAGGAAGCGTTGCTCAACCCGCGCCTGGCCCTGTTGGTGCGCTCCCATCAGCAGATTCTGTTGCAGGGCACCTGCCAGCTTTTCGAAGTATTGGGCTCCCGCGAGCCACAACAGGATGCCAAAGTGTTGACGGCTATTATCGGACGGATGGAATATCAGGGCCTGCTCAACGACGCCGAGCCTGCGACCGAAGCCGAAATGCTCGGTATCCTCACGCGGTATATGCATTTGGTATTGGCGTCGGTGTAA